The Takifugu rubripes chromosome 7, fTakRub1.2, whole genome shotgun sequence genome has a segment encoding these proteins:
- the ddr1 gene encoding discoidin domain-containing receptor 2, translated as MAVPALRLLPVAVLASLVALASSSEHHEWHFNPAQCRYALGMEDGTIPDSDVTASSAWSDSTEAKHGRLSTGEGDGAWCPAGAVFPSESEYLQVDLHRLHFLALVGTQGRHADGHGQEFTRNYRLRYSRDGVKWLTWTDHWGQDVVSGNQNTYDIVLKDLGPPIVARMVRFYPLADRVMSVCLRVELYGCLWDDGLEAYTAPVGHIMHLSGIPINLNDSTYDGSTEHGMQFGGLGQLCDGVLGGNDFTQTKELRVWPGYDYVGWSREALGQGSVDIEFHFKLPRIFNTMQVHSNNRHTQGVRVFNKVECQFKPGILQPWSSPLTLDVPLEDLKDPSSRTISLPLGARPAQILRCKFYFADRWLLISEITFLSGVIGAKINSRQQLAGLDYQRLSRSTKMPWMHIHFHPMFPFPVHRPPPPTQTSPPWNSFNTSVVPSEPSTSATSLMTDATVNWTMSDPEFATNTPRPGLPVAKDDSSNTAILIGCLVGIILLLLAVIAVILWRQYWKKLLSKAQGSLSSDELRVHLSVPSENVVINNTHSYSSRYQRIHTFPDERENEREGEGEYQEPSALLRPRDHRDSTALLLNNPGYHVVLSDDRKGLRPLTVLGTNQAQEKSLNVPQACGLDVDMEKVFPPVHEEPPPYPGSPPYPSLSPPVSPPLPPSVPHYAEADIVSLQGVSGNNTYAVPALASSSPGADAAPVPELSRQCLIFKEKLGEGQFGEVHLCEIENPQDLPILEFPFNVRKGRPLLVAVKILRPDASKNARNDFLKEVKILSRLKDPNIIRLLGVCVSNDPLCMVTEYMECGDLNQYLSHRVLLDKTGPSNDAPTVSYPALISMASQIASGMKFLSSLNFVHRDLATRNCLVGGERGDSGDDAGGERHIKIADFGMSRNLYAGDYYRIQGRAVLPIRWMAWECILMGKFTTASDVWAFGVTLWEMLSVCQEQPYSNLTDEQVIDNAGEFFRDQSRQVYLGRPAVCPQGLYELMLSCWNRDCKLRPSFSDIHSFLTEDAMNMV; from the exons GCTGAGTACTGGAGAAGGGGACGGTGCCTGGTGCCCTGCAGGTGCTGTCTTCCCCAGCGAATCAGAGTATCTTCAG GTAGACCTGCATAGGCTCCACTTCCTGGCTCTGGTTGGTACCCAGGGCCGTCATGCCGACGGCCATGGCCAGGAGTTTACCCGTAATTATCGTCTCCGTTATTCCCGAGACGGCGTGAAATGGCTCACGTGGACGGACCACTGGGGACAGGAT GTGGTGTCAGGAAACCAGAACACCTACGATATTGTGCTGAAAGACCTGGGGCCTCCTATTGTGGCACGCATGGTGCGCTTCTACCCTCTGGCTGACCGGGTCATGAGCGTGTGCCTGCGGGTGGAGCTCTACGGCTGTTTATGGGATG ATGGCCTGGAGGCCTACACAGCCCCAGTGGGCCACATCATGCACCTGTCAGGTATTCCCATTAACCTGAACGACTCGACCTACGATGGGAGCACCGAGCACGG gatgcAGTTTGGAGGCCTGGGTCAGCTGTGCGATGGCGTCCTCGGAGGAAACGACTTCACCCAAACGAAGGAGCTAAGGGTGTGGCCCGGGTACGACTATGTGGGCTGGAGCCGGGAAGCTCTTGGGCAAGGCAGTGTGGACATCGAGTTCCACTTTAAGCTACCACGCATCTTTAACACCATGCAG GTGCACAGCAACAACCGTCACACACAGGGTGTCAGAGTCTTCAATAAGGTGGAATGTCAGTTTAAACCTGGGATCCTCCAGCCGTGGtcttctcctctcactctggatGTGCCCCTGGAAGATCTGAAGGACCCCTCTTCCCGAaccatctccctccctctgggGGCCCGACCGGCTCAGATCCTCCGGTGCAAGTTCTATTTCGCCGACCGCTGGCTGCTCATCAGCGAGATAACATTCCTGTCCG GAGTTATAGGTGCAAAGATCAACTCCAGACAACAGTTGGCTGGTCTGGATTATCAGCGGTTG AGCCGTTCAACCAAGATGCCGTGGATGCACATTCATTTCCACCCAATGTTCCCGTTCCCAGTtcatcgccccccccctcctacccAGACCTCCCCCCCATGGAACTCCTTTAACACCTCCGTCGTCCCTTCTG aaccttccACCTCCGCCACCTCCTTAATGACGGACGCCACTGTTAACTGGACGATGTCAG ATCCAGAATTTGCTACCAACACTCCAAGGCCGGGACTCCCGGTCGCCAAGGACGACAGCAGTAACACGGCTatcctgattggctgcctgGTGGGCatcatcctcctgctgctggctgtgatcGCCGTCATATTGTGGAGGCAGTACTGGAAAAAGTTACTGAGCAAG GCCCAGGGCAGTCTGTCCAGCGACGAGCTGCGGGTCCACCTGTCCGTCCCCTCGGAAAACGTCGtcatcaacaacacacacagctACTCCAGCCGCTACCAGCGCATCCACACCTTCCCCGATGAGCGCGAAAACGAAAGGGAGGGTGAGGGAGAGTATCAGGAGCCCAGCGCGCTGCTCCGGCCTCGGGACCACAGAGACAGCACAG CCTTGCTGTTAAACAACCCGGGCTATCACGTGGTCTTGTCAGATGACAGAAAAGGCTTGAGACCCCTAACCGTCCTCGGCACCAATCAGGCTCAGGAAAAGAGTCTGAATGTGCCCCAGG CCTGTGGCTTGGACGTGGACATGGAGAAGGTTTTCCCTCCGGTTCACGAGGAGCCGCCTCCGTACCCCGGCTCCCCTCCTTACCCCTCGCTGTCTCCCCCGGTGTCCCCTCCGCTGCCTCCCAGTGTTCCTCATTATGCCGAGGCAGACATCGTCAGCCTGCAGGGCGTCAGCGGCAACAACACCTATGCCGTTCCCGCTCTGGCCTCCTCGAGTCCCGGGGCAGACGCCGCCCCTGTGCCGGAACTGTCGCGCCAGTGTCTCATCTTCAAAGAGAAACTCGGCGAGGGCCAGTTTGGCGAG GTGCACCTGTGTGAAATTGAAAACCCTCAGGATCTTCCCATTTTGGAGTTCCCTTTCAATGTGAGAAAaggtcgccccctgctggtagcgGTGAAGATTCTGCGTCCAGACGCCTCCAAGAACGCCAG AAACGACTTCCTGAAAGAGGTAAAGATCCTGTCCCGCCTGAAGGATCCCAACATCATCCGTCTTCTGGGGGTGTGTGTCAGCAACGATCCTCTCTGCATGGTCACCGAGTACATGGAATGCGGAGACTTGAATCAATATCTGTCCCACCGAGTGCTTCTTGATAAGACGGGACCCTCCAACGACGCTCCGACCGTCAG TTACCCGGCCCTGATCTCCATGGCCAGTCAGATTGCGTCGGGGATGAaattcctctcctccctcaacTTTGTGCACCGGGATCTGGCTACGCGTAACTGCCTGGTGGGCGGCGAGCGGGGCGACAGCGGCGACGACGCCGGCGGGGAGCGTCACATCAAGATAGCCGACTTTGGCATGAGCAGGAACTTGTATGCTGGAGACTACTACAGGATCCAGGGCCGGGCCGTGCTGCCGATCCGCTGGATGGCCTGGGAGTGCATCCTCATG GGGAAATTCACCACCGCCAGCGACGTGTGGGCATTCGGCGTCACCCTGTGGGAGATGCTGAGCGTCTGTCAGGAGCAGCCGTACTCCAATCTCACAGATGAGCAAGTCATCGACAACGCTGGCGAGTTCTTTAGAGACCAGAGCagacag GTGTACCTGGGCAGACCTGCCGTCTGTCCCCAGGGTCTCTACGAGCTCATGCTGAGCTGCTGGAACAGAGACTGTAAGCTCCGCCCCTCTTTCAGCGACATCCACTCCTTCCTCACAGAGGACGCCATGAACATGGTGTAG